From the genome of Peptoniphilus sp. ING2-D1G:
GGCATTGGCTATGCTCAATCTATCTCCAAATAATTGTGTTAATAATTTAATGTATGGTGTTTCACCACATCCTGCACACGCGCCTGAAAATTCAAGGTATGGTTGGAAAAATTGTGAATTTTTTATGTTGTTTGGCTCAAAATTTTCATGTTTTGATTTCACGGTCATTGCAAAATCCCAATTTTTTGACTGAACTTCATATTCTTTTTCAAAGGGCGTCATTATCAAAGCTTTTTCCTTTGCAGGGCAAACTTGAGCACAGTTTCCGCATCCTGTACAGTCAAGAGGCGAAATTTGAATTCTGTATTCAAGTCCTTCAGTTCCTTTGCCAATAGCTTTTTTAGTTTCAAAGCTTTCAGGTGCATTTTTCTTTTCTTCTTCATCAAGCAAGAAAGGTCTTATTACTGCATGAGGACAAACTAATGAACATCTGTTACATTGAATGCAATTTTCAATTTGCCATTGAGGAACATCTACTGCTATTCCTCTTTTTTCATATTTTGATGTTCCTGAAGGGAATGTTCCGTCAACATGTGCTACGAATTTTGAAACAGGAAGATCATTTCCTTCTTGTCTTGTCATTGGCACCAAAATGTCATTGATGAATTCAGAAGCGCCTTCAATAGCGTGATCTTCCGCTGTATCTAAGTTTTTCCATTCTTCTTTAACTTCCACTTTGTGAAGAGCCTTGATACCTTCATCTACAGCTTTATTATTCATTTGAACAATATTGTCGCCCTTTGCTCCATATTCGGCTTGAATAGCATCTTTTAAATATTTAATCGCTTCTTCAAGAGGAAGTACTTCTGAAAGCTTAAAGAACGCAGACTGCATAATCATGTTGGTTCTTCCGCCAAGCCCTACTTCTGCAGCAATCTTTGTAGCATTTATAGTATATAATTCAATTTCATTATCTGCGATATATTTTTTTAATTTATTGGGTAAATTTTCGTCTAATTCTTCATCGTTCCAATTGGTATTAAGTAAAAATTTACCTCCCTTTTTTAAGCCCTTTAACAAATCGTAGTTGTGTACATAAGATTGTTTAGAGCAAGATATAAAATCAGCCTCTGTCAATAGATAAGTAGATGTTATTTTATGATCCCCAAATCTTAAATGAGATATAGTAACCCCGCCTGATTTTTTCGAGTCATAATCAAAATATCCTTGAGCATACATATCTGTATTGTCTCCGATTATTTTTATTGCGGATTTGTTTGCTCCTACTGTTCCATCTGAACCGAATCCCCAGAATTTACATCTTATAGTTCCTTCCGGTTCTGTGTTGATGTGTTCTTCTATTTTTAATGAAAGATTTGTTACGTCATCTTCTATTCCTATTGTGAAATTGCCCTTTGGATTTTCCATATCCAAGTTTTTAAATACTGCAAAAATTTGAGCGGGAGTAGTGTCTTTTGAACCTAATCCATATCTTCCGCCAACTATTTTCGGAGCATTTTCTACATCATAGAAAGTATCTCTTACGTCTAAATATAAGGGTTCTCCTATTGAGCCTTTTTCTTTGGTTCTATCCAAAACAGCAATTTTTTTAACTGTTTTAGGAATTTTTGCCAATAAATGTTTTTTAGAAAAAGGTCTATATAGATGAACTTTAAGAACCCCGGTTTTTTCGCCTTTAGCATTTAAATAATCTACTACTTCTTCAATTGTTTCTGTTACAGAGCCCATTGCCACTATTATCTTATCGGCATTTTCATCTCCGTAATAATTAAATAATTCATATTTTCTTCCTGTTAATTCAGAAATTTTTCCCATGTATTCATCGACAATATCTACTATATCTTCGTAATATTTATTGGATGCTTCTACTTCTTGGAAATATATGTCAGGATTTTGAGCTGAGCCTCTGATGACTGGAGAATTAGGATTAAGCGCTCTTTGTTTGAACTCTTTTACCGCATCGGTATCCAATAATCCCTTTAAGCCTTCATAATCAAGTACTTCAATTTTTTGAATTTCATGTGAAGTTCTAAATCCATCAAAGAAATGAACAAAGGGAACCCTTCCCTTTATCGCAGATAAATGGGCAACTGCAGCCATGTCCATTGCTTCTTGTACAGAATTTGAAGCAAGCAAAGCAAATCCCGTAGCACGTGCAGCCATTACATCCTGATGATCTCCGAAAATGCTAAGAGCGTGCGAAGATAATGCACGTGCTGCAACGTGAAATACAGCTGGAAGGAGTTCTCCAGCCATTTTATACATATTAGGTATCATCAGTAAAAGTCCTTGAGATGCTGTAAATGTCGATGTCAGCGAACCTGCTTGCAAAGCTCCGTGAACTGCACCTGCAGCGCCTGCTTCTGATTGTAATTCTTTTACCATTACTTCTTGATCAAATATATTCTTTCTACCATGAGCTGCCCATGCATCTACATGTTCAGCCATAGGTGAAGATGGTGTTATAGGATAAATACATGCTATATCTGAAAACGCATAAGCAACATGAGATGCAGCTTCGTTTCCATCCATCGTTTTAAAAATCTTTCCCATAAAAACCTCCCAATTTCTATTTCATTATTCCCACTTTAACTTTATTATAATTCCTTAAAAATTAAAAATCAATGTTTACAAGCTTTTCCTCGATAAAATAATAAAATTTACGAGTTTTTATCATGTTTTTTATAATTTATTATTTTAGAATTTAGTTCAAGAGCTGCGTTTATTCCAATTTCTTTTTGTTTAAAGGCCTTTGTTGCCATTTCAACAATAAGAGCGTTATGTCTTCCGGGTCTTACAGGTATGTTGTACTCAACTATTTTTTTGTTTAGTATCTCTTTGTAATGATCTTCTATGCCGAGCCTTTCATATTCTTTATTTTTATCCCATTTTTCAAGATTTACTATTATATCTACATCTTTGGAGCCCATGACAGATCCGACACCGAATGTGCTTTGAACGTCTATTATTCCCACTCCTCTTAACTCCATAAAGTATTTTGTTATGGGAGGAGATGTCCCTATTAGTCTATCTCCGAATTTCTTGATTATTACGGAATCATCAGAAATTAGCCTTGAACCTCTGGATATTAAATCCAAAGCGGTCTCTGATTTTCCTATTCCGCTTTCCCCTGTTATTAATACTCCTACGCCAAATACATCTAAAAGCACTCCGTGTATCCTTGTGACAGGTGCAAGCTCAAATTCAAAGTAGTTTTTAAATTTTGTGCTGAAATTAAAAAAGTTTTCCTTAGTGCTAAATAGACTTATATTTGCTTGTTTAACAAATTCAATTATTTCTTCAAAAACTTCATTATTTGATAAAAATATTATTGCAGGAATTTTATAATTTGAAAATTGTTGCATTAAAGCAAATCTCGATTCACTGTTCTGTTCGTCTATAAAATACCATTCTTGTTGATCAATTACTAAAATTTTGTTCGATGCTAATTCCACATGGTGCCCCACCAATTGCAGTCCCGGCTTATTCAAATTAGAAGATATAATTTTTACATTTTCATAATCTGATGATAAATAAACAATTTCTATATTTAAATCTTCCACAATTTTTTTTAATTTTATATTATCATTCATTACTTACTCCTAAAATAATCATAAATCGATTGGGCTGACTTTTTGTTCATTGATTTTACCTCAAGAAGTTCTTCAAGTGAAGCTTCTTTTATTTTCGTTATAGATTTAAAATGGTTCATAAGTTCTAATTTTCTTTTAGGTCCTATATTTTTTATGTCATCAAGTTCAGATTTAAAAATATTTTTTGCTCTAAGCGATCTGTGGTAATTTATTGCAAATCTATGTGCTTCCTCTTGAATTTTAAAAATCATTTTAAAGGCGGAAGAGTTAATGGTGAGATTGAACTCTCTATTGTCATAGATAATACCTCTTGTGTTGTGAAAATCATCTTTAACTAAACCGCAAACAGGTATGTCAAGCTTTAATTCGTCTATTACTTCTTTAGCGATATTTACCTGTCCCTTACCGCCGTCCATCATTATAAGGTCCGGCAATCTTGAAAAAGAAGAATCAATTTTAGATTCTATTTCTTTAATCCCCCTTGTAAATCTCCTTAAAAGCACTTCTTTAAGTGAACCATAATCATCTGCACCTTTAACAGTTTTTATTTTAAACTTTCTGTAGTCGCTTTTTTTAGGCATTCCATCTTCAAATACTACCATTGATCCAACTGATTCAATTCCATAAGTATTTGATATATCATAGGCTTCAATTCTTTTTGGGATTTTGTCAAGGTTTAGAGTATCTTTAATATCATTAAGGGCTTTTATATTGGAATTGATTTTTTTTCTATACCTATCTGCATATTTATCCAACATATCAATGGCATTTTTCTTTACAAGTTTTAATAGATCTAAATTTTCTCCTCTTTTCGGTTCAATAATTTTTACTTTCGAATTTTTCTTTTTAGATAAAAATTTTTCCAAAACCTCTACATCTTCCGGTTCCTTTTCAATGATTATTTCCTTGGGAATAAATGCAGATCCCCCGTAAAACTGTTTTATAAACGCATTAGCGAGTTTAGAATTGTCATTGTTAAAATAATCTCGTAAAAAATAATGTTCTCGTCCAATTATTTTGCCACTTCTGATGAAAAAAACTTGAACTATTGCTTCCTCTATTCCTCTTGCCATAGCTACAACATCCTTGTTTTCTGAAAGATCCGTATTGGTTATTATTTGTTTTTCATTTAACAAATTAAGGGATTCAATATTATCTCTAATCTCGGCTGCATCTTCAAACCTAAGTTCATCTACGGCCTTACCCATATCTTGTTTTAAATCATCAATTATTTTTAAGTCTTTTCCAGATAGAAATTTTCTTATTTCATTTATCATGTCATTGTATTTATTTTCATTTACGTTGAATTGACATGGTCCCATGCATCTGTTTATAAAATAATTTAAACATGGTCTGCTTAAAGACGGATTTTTATCGAAATTTAAAGAGCAAGTTCTCAATTTATAAATTTTACTGAAGATTTCTATTGCGTTATTCACTGCGTTTGCATTTGGATAGGGACCGAAGTATTCCGAGTTATCTTTTAAAATTCTTCTCGTTTTTAGAACTCTGGGGTATTTTTCATTTACAATTTTTATATAAGGGTACTGTTTATCATCTCTTAATAAGATATTGTATTTTGGATTGTTATCTTTTATTAAGTTATTTTCCAATATAAGAGACTCAATTTCATTCTTTACGATTATATATTCAAAATCAGTTATATTATCAACCATGGATTTTACTTTTAAGCTTGAGTTTCCATAACTACCGAAATATTGTCTAACTCTATTTTTTAATGATTTAGCTTTGCCTATATATATTATATTGTCATTTTTATCCTTCATTAAATAAACTCCCGGCAAATCCGGAAGCTTTTTTAATTTGTCTTCTAAAAAAAACAATAAATCACCTCATGATATTTTTCTTGTTGCGTATTTCAACCATTCTCTTTCATTATCATTCAAGTAAGAACATAATTTTTCATATACTTCTGCATGATATTTATTTAAGAGATCTATTTCATCTTTGTTCAGATAACTAACGTCAATTGCATCTAAATCTATTGGTGCATATGAAATGGTATTTAATTTCAAAAATGTACCGCTTTCGTTTTTTACATCTTCTACTACTTCAATGACATTTTCTGTTCTTATGCCATGTTTGCCTTCTTTGTAAATTCCGGGTTCATTTGAAAATATCATCCCGACTTTTAGTTCATTACCTGTTGATTTCGGACCAAGAGTTGGAGGAGTTTCATGAACTCCCGATACGTATCCGATTCCATGGCCTGTACCACATTTATAATCATAACGATACTTCCAAATAGGTGCTCTGGCTATAGCATCCAGTTGCCTATCATCTGTTCCCTTCAAAAATACTGTTCCCATCAATGCCAGATGAGACTTCAACACATAGGTAAAATCAATTTTTTCCTCTTCTCTCAATTCACTTAAAACGATGGTTCTTGTAATATCTGTTGTGCCATCAATATATTGTCCGCCTGAATCCACTAACAAAAACCCTCTATTTTGTAGTTGTGTACTTTTATTCTTAGTGGCACTATAGTGCATCATTGCAGCATTTGGCCCATAGGCGGATATTGTATCAAAACTGGGTTCGATAAAATCTTCTTGCATCTTTCTGAATTCCAAAAGCTTTTTAGAAACTTCATATTCATTATATTTGCTAATATCTTTTTGAGTTTTCAACCAATAAATAAACTTACTAAGGGCAACACCGTCTTTGATATAAGCGTTTTTTTGATTTTTAAGCTCAATTTTATTTTTTATTGATTTTAGGTTTGAACTTATATCCCTTCCCCTTATTACAGTATTTGAGCTGTTAATTTTACTGTAAAGTTTCCTATTCATCCTGTTGACATTGATGTATATTTTTTTATTTTTATAATTTGCCACATAATCAAAAATTTCATCGTAATTCTTGATTATACAAAATTTTTCAAGTTCATTTTTTACTATTTCATTTATTTTTGAATTATCTATAAACAGATATGTTCGTTTTTGTTCGATTATTGCATAGGAAATTACTACAGGAGTATTTTCAATATCGTTTGCTCTAATGTTGAAAATCCAAGCAATATCATCAAGTCCGTTTAATATAGTCAAGTCGGCTTTCTTTTTATACAGCTCTTCTCTGATTTGATCAACCTTTTCTTTAGAACTGAGTCCTGCATATTTTATATCATGTAAAAACACCATTGAGTTGCTGAGTTCAGGTCTATCTGTCCATAAATTGCTGATTAAGTCCGCATCTACTATTTTTATTTTTTTATCGGACAGTAGGCTTTCAAGCTCTTCATAATTGCTTTGTAAATAATATTTTGCATTTAAACCCACTACAGAGTTAGGGGTTAAATTATCCTTTAACCATTCATTTAATGTAGGATAACCTTCAATTCCCATTTTCATCAAAGAAAATCCTGTGTTTCGTATTTCATTTTCGGCTTGTATAAAATATCTGCCATCAGTCCACAATAAAGCCATATCTTTTGTAATAAGTGCCGTACCTTGAGAACCGCTAAATCCTGTAACAAATTTTCTTTCTTTAAAATGTTCAGGTAAATATTCAGATCCATGTGGATCTAATGTAGGGATAATGTATGCGTCTATATTATGTTCTTTCATCGTTTCTCTAATTTTATCTAAAATCATTATATCATCTCCATTATAAATAACATTTTACTACATCCTGAGAAATATTTAAAACATTCAAAAATTAAACACCTACATATGTAGGTGTTTTTATACATGGATATAATTAATAAAATCAATAGGATTGCACAATTGTATAATTTAAAAGAGAGTTCTCTTTTAAATTATACAAAATATTATTCTTCTTCAGATTCTTCTTCCTTAAGAATCTCATCATATTTAGCAAAGACAGCATCCTCTACCATTTTTCTTGCTTCAGAATTTATTGGATGAGCAATGTCTCTGAATTCACCGTTAGGTAATTTTCTGCTTGGCATAGCAATGAACAGTGATTCAGCCCCTTCAATTATCTTAATATCATGAATAACGATTTGATCATCAAATGTAACGGACACAATTGCCTTCATTTTTCCTTCATCAGGTAATTTTCTAATTCTAACGTCAGTAATGTTCACTATCGATCCCTCCTTTATCTTCTTTTCATTATACTATAATTAAAACATTTTGTATATTTTTTTATGACATCTTTGATATTATGTTGAAAACACTTTTTTTATAAAAAATCTTGACATAAATGATATAATAAATTTTAGTTAAATATACATTGGAGGAATTATGTTCAATTTCGTTTTAAACAAACATAAATATAAAAATATACATTTTATCGGTATAGGGGGCATTTCCATGAGTGGACTTGCAAAAATCGTATTTAGCGAGGGATACACAGTCTCCGGATCCGATTTA
Proteins encoded in this window:
- a CDS encoding Stage V sporulation protein G (Stage V sporulation protein G. Essential for sporulation and specific to stage V sporulation in Bacillus megaterium and subtilis. In B. subtilis, expression decreases after 30-60 minutes of cold shock; Hypothetical protein), which translates into the protein MNITDVRIRKLPDEGKMKAIVSVTFDDQIVIHDIKIIEGAESLFIAMPSRKLPNGEFRDIAHPINSEARKMVEDAVFAKYDEILKEEESEEE
- the uvrC gene encoding UvrABC system protein C (The UvrABC repair system catalyzes the recognition and processing of DNA lesions. UvrC both incises the 5' and 3' sides of the lesion. The N-terminal half is responsible for the 3' incision and the C-terminal half is responsible for the 5' incision; High confidence in function and specificity), which codes for MFFLEDKLKKLPDLPGVYLMKDKNDNIIYIGKAKSLKNRVRQYFGSYGNSSLKVKSMVDNITDFEYIIVKNEIESLILENNLIKDNNPKYNILLRDDKQYPYIKIVNEKYPRVLKTRRILKDNSEYFGPYPNANAVNNAIEIFSKIYKLRTCSLNFDKNPSLSRPCLNYFINRCMGPCQFNVNENKYNDMINEIRKFLSGKDLKIIDDLKQDMGKAVDELRFEDAAEIRDNIESLNLLNEKQIITNTDLSENKDVVAMARGIEEAIVQVFFIRSGKIIGREHYFLRDYFNNDNSKLANAFIKQFYGGSAFIPKEIIIEKEPEDVEVLEKFLSKKKNSKVKIIEPKRGENLDLLKLVKKNAIDMLDKYADRYRKKINSNIKALNDIKDTLNLDKIPKRIEAYDISNTYGIESVGSMVVFEDGMPKKSDYRKFKIKTVKGADDYGSLKEVLLRRFTRGIKEIESKIDSSFSRLPDLIMMDGGKGQVNIAKEVIDELKLDIPVCGLVKDDFHNTRGIIYDNREFNLTINSSAFKMIFKIQEEAHRFAINYHRSLRAKNIFKSELDDIKNIGPKRKLELMNHFKSITKIKEASLEELLEVKSMNKKSAQSIYDYFRSK
- the nifJ1 gene encoding Pyruvate dehydrogenase (NADP(+)) (Pyruvate + CoA + NADP(+) <=> acetyl-CoA + CO(2) + NADPH; High confidence in function and specificity) — its product is MGKIFKTMDGNEAASHVAYAFSDIACIYPITPSSPMAEHVDAWAAHGRKNIFDQEVMVKELQSEAGAAGAVHGALQAGSLTSTFTASQGLLLMIPNMYKMAGELLPAVFHVAARALSSHALSIFGDHQDVMAARATGFALLASNSVQEAMDMAAVAHLSAIKGRVPFVHFFDGFRTSHEIQKIEVLDYEGLKGLLDTDAVKEFKQRALNPNSPVIRGSAQNPDIYFQEVEASNKYYEDIVDIVDEYMGKISELTGRKYELFNYYGDENADKIIVAMGSVTETIEEVVDYLNAKGEKTGVLKVHLYRPFSKKHLLAKIPKTVKKIAVLDRTKEKGSIGEPLYLDVRDTFYDVENAPKIVGGRYGLGSKDTTPAQIFAVFKNLDMENPKGNFTIGIEDDVTNLSLKIEEHINTEPEGTIRCKFWGFGSDGTVGANKSAIKIIGDNTDMYAQGYFDYDSKKSGGVTISHLRFGDHKITSTYLLTEADFISCSKQSYVHNYDLLKGLKKGGKFLLNTNWNDEELDENLPNKLKKYIADNEIELYTINATKIAAEVGLGGRTNMIMQSAFFKLSEVLPLEEAIKYLKDAIQAEYGAKGDNIVQMNNKAVDEGIKALHKVEVKEEWKNLDTAEDHAIEGASEFINDILVPMTRQEGNDLPVSKFVAHVDGTFPSGTSKYEKRGIAVDVPQWQIENCIQCNRCSLVCPHAVIRPFLLDEEEKKNAPESFETKKAIGKGTEGLEYRIQISPLDCTGCGNCAQVCPAKEKALIMTPFEKEYEVQSKNWDFAMTVKSKHENFEPNNIKNSQFFQPYLEFSGACAGCGETPYIKLLTQLFGDRLSIANATGCTSIWGASAPSMPYCTNSEGTGPSWASSLFEDNAEYGYGMAISQHQSRDRIEILMKQFLNLSLDSELNDLFKEWIENKGDFKASKETTAKILPILSESVEDEKARKILDEIKSLDKFLIKKTQWIVGGDGWAYDIGYGGLDHVLASGENLNVLVLDTEIYSNTGGQASKATPTGAIAQFAAAGKATKKKDLGMMAATYGYVYVAQIALGADMNQALKALKEAEAYDGPSLVICYAPCISHGIKLGMGFSIEEEKKAVETGYWHLYRFNPELKKEGKNPFILDSKEPTKSYQEFLDGEVRYTSLKKLHPEKAEDLYKLAEENAKERYEYYLRMQAQEDVK
- a CDS encoding HPr(Ser) kinase/phosphatase (Catalyzes the ATP-as well as the pyrophosphate-dependent phosphorylation of a specific serine residue in HPr, a phosphocarrier protein of the phosphoenolpyruvate-dependent sugar phosphotransferase system (PTS). HprK/P also catalyzes the pyrophosphate-producing, inorganic phosphate-dependent dephosphorylation (phosphorolysis) of seryl-phosphorylated HPr (P-Ser-HPr). The two antagonistic activities of HprK/P are regulated by several intracellular metabolites, which change their concentration in response to the absence or presence of rapidly metabolisable carbon sources (glucose, fructose, etc.) in the growth medium. Therefore, by controlling the phosphorylation state of HPr, HPrK/P is a sensor enzyme that plays a major role in the regulation of carbon metabolism and sugar transport: it mediates carbon catabolite repression (CCR), and regulates PTS-catalyzed carbohydrate uptake and inducer exclusion; High confidence in function and specificity), producing the protein MNDNIKLKKIVEDLNIEIVYLSSDYENVKIISSNLNKPGLQLVGHHVELASNKILVIDQQEWYFIDEQNSESRFALMQQFSNYKIPAIIFLSNNEVFEEIIEFVKQANISLFSTKENFFNFSTKFKNYFEFELAPVTRIHGVLLDVFGVGVLITGESGIGKSETALDLISRGSRLISDDSVIIKKFGDRLIGTSPPITKYFMELRGVGIIDVQSTFGVGSVMGSKDVDIIVNLEKWDKNKEYERLGIEDHYKEILNKKIVEYNIPVRPGRHNALIVEMATKAFKQKEIGINAALELNSKIINYKKHDKNS
- a CDS encoding peptidase, M24 family protein (This family contains metallopeptidases. It also contains non-peptidase homologues such as the N terminal domain of Spt16 which is a histone H3-H4 binding module; High confidence in function and specificity), with protein sequence MILDKIRETMKEHNIDAYIIPTLDPHGSEYLPEHFKERKFVTGFSGSQGTALITKDMALLWTDGRYFIQAENEIRNTGFSLMKMGIEGYPTLNEWLKDNLTPNSVVGLNAKYYLQSNYEELESLLSDKKIKIVDADLISNLWTDRPELSNSMVFLHDIKYAGLSSKEKVDQIREELYKKKADLTILNGLDDIAWIFNIRANDIENTPVVISYAIIEQKRTYLFIDNSKINEIVKNELEKFCIIKNYDEIFDYVANYKNKKIYINVNRMNRKLYSKINSSNTVIRGRDISSNLKSIKNKIELKNQKNAYIKDGVALSKFIYWLKTQKDISKYNEYEVSKKLLEFRKMQEDFIEPSFDTISAYGPNAAMMHYSATKNKSTQLQNRGFLLVDSGGQYIDGTTDITRTIVLSELREEEKIDFTYVLKSHLALMGTVFLKGTDDRQLDAIARAPIWKYRYDYKCGTGHGIGYVSGVHETPPTLGPKSTGNELKVGMIFSNEPGIYKEGKHGIRTENVIEVVEDVKNESGTFLKLNTISYAPIDLDAIDVSYLNKDEIDLLNKYHAEVYEKLCSYLNDNEREWLKYATRKIS